The window GAGAACGAAAGGATGGTTCTCACACAGAAACCAGTTTGAATCATGAAGAACTCCATCGAAGCTCCGATCAAGGCGGACCCAACTGCTATCTTCAAGTACCAGTCCAgaaacttcatctttttcttataCGAGGGACCGAAAAGGTGATTCATTCAAGATTGAGAGGCAAATGGCCAGTCACCTGCAGGTTTGAGACaatgagaaaggaaaaaagcaCTGGAAATGCCGGCGGAAAATAAAGTGCACATTCTATAGGATAAATGTTTCTTCagatttgtttaaaaaaaattccttcaaaCCTAGCAACTCAGATATTTGAAAAGCCTATATGAAGTGGATTCTTTATTCCCCCACTGAAGGCTAAGAAAAGGCCTACTTTTCCTTTGAAGTACAAACTCCCTGTAAGGCAATCCTATTATGCTTAATAATCTCATAGAAGATAAAAAGACTACATTACACTAATGATTTGGATAACGAACTCCActtgtttcaatttttatggGACTTTTTAAGTCATTGGTTCAGTAAGATCAAACTACATCTCAGATGTCAAAGCAGTTACCTAAATGCTGCTATTTCATGAGTTCTTTCGGTGAATAAAATCACACATTCTTCAATGTATTTACTATACAGTTGCTGTAGCCTGTAATGATTCAAACATGGGTCTACTGCATAGCTCTTTGGGCAGTACAgagcatagttagtaagtttgggaacgGCAATAATACGGGAACGGATATGTACAGCAGTCAAATGGACTATACGGCAATAATAGTGTTTAATACGGTTGCTCCGTAAAAATCCGAGAGCAAAAATATGGGCATATATACACTATAAAACAGGCATGTACacctaataaacacaataataacATTTACTGATGTGcctaaatatatagtttgattggttaacAAGCCTAGATTCATTACAATCTTCATTGTAGAGCTTAAAATGGCCAATCAAAAGGGATGATTGAAAGGAATTATATAGACTACCACATTACCCTGTTAAAGTCCAAAGTTAAAGCTGAAATTAAAGaacaaataacccaaaacagcATCAATCTAAATGAATATTGCTCATATCCCTGTTAAAGTCCAAAAGTAATAGCTGAATTGAAAGAACGAATAACCCAAAACAGCTTCAGTCTTTCAACTATTTTGACAAACAAAAACATATACATACAGAAAACTTCAGAGAATATTAGAGCACGGGAGGATATAAGAAAGAAACTCATAAAAGAAAATTGGCAGTGGTCTATCTAATACAGACATCCAAATTAGATCTGTGTCATCGGATGGACCCATGGATTCATAATTCACTTATAGAGGATGtcctcaaaatagaaatcagaaTCCATCGTAGTTATTTTGGAGCACACAAGTAGGTTTTTTTGTTCCTAGTAATTCAAACAATATTAGAAATGAAGTGCCATAAAGAGATGGACAACAGCCTTAAGTGTGGATGGATCTTCGTAATTATAAATCTACAATGGCTTTCAATGGGATTCCCACAATGGCCACTACACTAATGgttaaaaacatttcaaaatagAGTTCTATCATGAACCACTGATTAGTTAACATTTCCACATCAAATCGTTAAACTAGGAAGAATAAAAAAggtgaaaagaagaaagattacAAATACAAATCACTAAATGGACCATTGATTAGTGGATGCATTAACCCAAAATAGAGTTCCAGAATCAGGCCATTGGAAAGTGGAACCGTCATGAGCCGtggtgtcacacccctatcccgacaagggatagaatacaatatcagggtatgattggggtgacacgcgtcatcccacctcaccgccaggatctcgatgcagtggccaactcacagtcataaaccaatattacaatacaataatattagagtgcgaaagacaaaggaatattacattccgaGATAGGTCAGAGTTTACGGAAGCGTAAAAGAAATaactataagatgttcattggctaatgataataagtaacatagttacaaaattcctatgaccatcaagtagctaccaaaaaggtaaaacataaaaagtTTGTACAAAACAcaatgctcaaaaataataaaacggaacgatcccaagtaacaaaaatagcccgtaggcacaatcatcatgggcaaccatcgccatgatccttagTCACTGTCTCTAGCTCCACAAGAATCatcgcatccaaatctaaaaagaatgtgtacacggggttagctccaccgagctagtgagagagaaaaggggatgcacaatcacacaatcacaaatagtccatggtgcatgctattattaattcatttaccacctaacacacaatgctaagtcaatgggtatatgctacgcaataactcgggaagacattgtggatccttccattctcaccacaatgcaacctcaattattactatggagccgcgccggtcgtagtcgtCACCACCCGCAGGCGCActccccgataaccattactaccccctGGCccggcctctctaactctccacagcgaGTGCTGcgcacccaacacctaaaccccgttggtaagggtcgtagcatagggaatcgagccatttaccacctaacacataatgctaagtcaatgggtatatgctatcgcaataactcgggaagacattgtggatccttccattctcaccacaatgcaacctcaattattactatggagcccgccacggtcgtagtcatcaccacccgcagggcagaccccgataaccattactacccctggcctggcctctctaactctccacagcagcagtgcctcgctacccaacacctaaacccctgttggtaagggtcgtagcataggaaccgagcctaaccacgagatatactacatgaatcctatcgtgttgagaggtacatccggtgtgtcaacgccccattccatctaacaccggtaccaagacaacacggcgcatactgagcaagaatgagatgcaatatacaattccacgtaattgGGGGTTCGGTGCCAAGATTTCccgcaccgtaacccaacacaaatccatatcatccaaatcatcatcatcgaataagaataaatgcaaatatgcaatcatgcttaaatgataatgtcacaatataattcataaatgcatgaataagcaatagtaaacaagctcaaacaagtcccaaacccactcaccaattacttcaaatgggatttgtataagcgcaacgattcccgcttaaaatcaccccattgcacatatgttggcacctatggaagtgaataagagtgtgagagagtgtagggaggcctctagagaaaccccaccatttacataagttataagccttaaaaactacatcggaggcaacgtcggactcgcAGGCtcgcctccgaccttgcctctccgaccttccctgcggctcgggacacatcggaggcaaacatcggactcacgcagtcttgcctccgatgcaacccaagtgtgatttcaaggtctttaaaagcctgggttgtcccatttggttctctaagcctcaagggactagggaggggtgtcttggagtctattggGTCttaaacacccaacattcaaagatttaagggggtttaaaggatcaaaagctcaaaatccagatttggggttttctttggtggttgaagctttagaatcaaatagattcaagaagaggtcaaaatagaggtctttataggattgtaatgaaaatgggatagcatccctGGGGAAACTACAcaggctcgagctaaccctttgggtttccaaaaagaaatccccatcttggggctgcaaccaacgaaccacccaagctcaaacgagcaagggggaagagagaaaaatgggggaaaagggcactggcttacctggtttgaggtatacacgaggtgccctctttaaagctccaaacccagcagcctcgctttccttcttcttcttcccttccttctcctccttctcctcctcgcGCCTCCTCTCttagctctcctctcctttcacgattaggttaggaaagagaaagaaaaaaagaaagactaaggaatagtcttacccctctctcttatagaaaaccactattaatggcctgtttggataaggcctcatgcgtaaccctagggtctatttgggtagggtcaaacatggcagagcgccaatagtaccttagccacaggtctcacccacaaggtcCTTATTAgagcattggatgcagggtcggaggcacCAATAACCtcgcctccgatgcgagtaggaaggtggttcccaccataagaggtcagggcctttggaccacacttcgagggctttgagagggcgtaagcacacaataaaatttggtcaactacttaccccgacacgtcaaggggcaacctccatggtcccgactagtttccataGCAACCTCTTACTACGGTCAATATAGCTTGGGTTTGACCAccgtgagaacaactcaccggcatacgtggcagtgataactacacgtcactggggaagaattaataattaattatactcctaaggtgcgggtataacattctccccaccttacaagaaatttcgtccccgaaatttgaggcgcTAGGGTCTCAGTGATAAGggttgttggataacaacatcccaagtcacccacatcttaaactaagtcaaaggtcgggtcaagatgaggcagtgcctacatgtcacagcaagtcaggttccacaactctctttttcttacagtggtcacattaccacgggtgtggttcacaataaccctaggaaaacggggttccaactactaagttaagtctcaaggaacaaaggttccctagatcttcccgATCGGGTGATACCACTCTCAGCCTTCAGTGattctggtcattcttgggttacaggatttaacctcgtccatgacccaacatagggtttacattcgaaggctttcacatctggttgtctcattacctaacccaactttagaatgatttggaatattgatggaatctcctattgttcactcccaagacggaggaacgcatttggtgatccattaccccattcatatcgtcgttggagaaggtcttgttacatccttcgtttaactttcacaacctttaaacctactacacggttatcccacaaggaagagtccacatcagtcctctttcgagaaccaataaccctttaatagttttggtccaagtcaactcttctgaggtctcaataaattaacctactcggtcattaaattcattattcattaccctaaggtttggtcaacaaGGTCgtggctccaactagtttcacaaagaaggtcgaggtaagtcatacttatagtaccagagaatcactctagtcacacaagtccaaggttctaagggataactatatatatatatcaca is drawn from Telopea speciosissima isolate NSW1024214 ecotype Mountain lineage chromosome 1, Tspe_v1, whole genome shotgun sequence and contains these coding sequences:
- the LOC122641957 gene encoding uncharacterized protein LOC122641957 isoform X1, with protein sequence MNHLFGPSYKKKMKFLDWYLKIAVGSALIGASMEFFMIQTGFYDTVTVLESEKRAWENSPEAEAIKKALNPWRENDKETRKNS